Proteins encoded together in one Benincasa hispida cultivar B227 chromosome 1, ASM972705v1, whole genome shotgun sequence window:
- the LOC120088550 gene encoding uncharacterized protein LOC120088550: MARSYENPAYSSVNDNEKHREIDRDIREMVSTLTSRLGLLRKGGSAQHHEVVDDQGSSVITLAGTNTGATMRAELKGKTTKLEDAGADENESLTSYINSNFQAINNSIMFGGSYTGNDPGVHMDISDLHEEGHKAEKGGAKGKKVGKDDAGSGGSWFSKE, encoded by the exons ATGGCGCGTTCGTACGAAAATCCAGCCTATTCCTCCGTCAACGACAATGAGAAGCATCGAGAAATCGACCGTGACATCCGAGAAATGGTTTCCACCCTCACCAGTCGGTTGGGATTGCTTCGGAAAGGAG GTTCTGCCCAACACCATGAAGTTGTCGACGACCAAGGCTCGAGCGTCATCACACTCGCCGGAACCAACACCGGAGCCACCATGCGTGCGGAGTTGAAGGGGAAAACGACCAAGCTTGAGGACGCAGGTGCAGACGAGAATGAGTCCCTGACCTCCTACATTAACAGCAACTTCCAAGCCATCAACAACTCCATCATGTTTGGCGGTAGCTACACAGGGAATGACCCTGGAGTTCACATGGACATCTCTGATCTCCATGAAGAAGGCCATAAGGCTGAGAAAGGAGGAGCTAAAGGCAAGAAAGTTGGGAAGGATGATGCTGGGTCTGGTGGCTCATGGTTTTCAAAGGAATGA